One segment of Candidatus Methylacidithermus pantelleriae DNA contains the following:
- a CDS encoding formate dehydrogenase beta subunit → MKRVFVPRDTTAVAMGADEVAATLVREAERRGEEICVVRNGSWGLLWLEPLVEVEVGEKRIAYGPVAVEDIPGLWEAGFLEGKNHPLCRGVTEEISYLKKQERLTFARVGRIDPLSWSDYLAHGGLRGLNKALEMAPEEIVREVSDSGLRGRGGAAFPTGIKWKTVLSTPADQKYIVCNADEGDSGSFSDRMLMEGDPLTLIEGMVIAGLAVGATQGYIYLRSEYPIAKEVLEQAIALAYERGCLGRDILGSGRSFDLELRIGAGAYICGEETSLLESLEGKRGLVRYKPPVPAVKGLFGRPTVVNNVITLASVPVILDRGASFYRDFGMGRSRGTIPLQLGGNVRQGGLVEKAFGITLQELVHDFGGGTWTGRPVKTAQVGGPLGAYIPAWKFDLPLDYEALSAAGALLGHGGVVVFDDSVNMAKMARYAFEFCALESCGKCTPCRIGSVRGKEVMERIIQNENPEANLRLIKDLCEVMKLASLCAMGGLTPYPVLSALEWFPEDFGLNPKKGERIGWRN, encoded by the coding sequence ATGAAGAGAGTCTTTGTTCCTCGGGATACGACGGCTGTGGCTATGGGGGCGGATGAAGTGGCTGCTACCTTGGTTCGGGAGGCGGAGCGTCGGGGGGAAGAGATTTGCGTGGTTCGCAATGGCTCCTGGGGTCTTCTTTGGCTAGAACCTCTGGTTGAGGTAGAGGTCGGTGAAAAACGAATAGCCTATGGCCCGGTCGCTGTGGAGGATATTCCGGGGTTATGGGAAGCTGGGTTTTTGGAGGGCAAAAACCATCCGCTGTGCCGGGGTGTGACTGAGGAAATCTCCTACTTAAAGAAACAGGAGCGTCTTACATTTGCTCGGGTCGGTCGTATTGACCCCCTTTCCTGGAGCGATTATCTGGCGCACGGGGGATTGCGCGGCCTGAACAAAGCCCTGGAGATGGCGCCGGAAGAGATTGTTCGAGAGGTTTCTGACTCCGGGTTGCGGGGGCGGGGAGGAGCTGCTTTCCCGACCGGAATTAAGTGGAAAACGGTCCTGAGCACTCCCGCGGACCAAAAATACATTGTTTGCAATGCCGATGAGGGGGACTCGGGATCGTTTTCTGACCGGATGCTCATGGAGGGAGATCCCCTAACTCTGATCGAAGGGATGGTGATTGCTGGACTGGCGGTGGGTGCTACGCAGGGTTACATCTACCTGCGCTCCGAGTACCCGATAGCCAAGGAGGTGCTTGAGCAAGCCATTGCCTTGGCGTATGAGCGAGGCTGTTTGGGGCGGGATATTCTGGGGAGCGGTAGGTCATTTGATCTAGAGCTACGGATAGGAGCCGGTGCGTACATTTGTGGAGAGGAAACGTCACTTCTGGAAAGTCTCGAGGGGAAGAGGGGACTCGTCCGCTATAAACCCCCGGTTCCCGCGGTCAAGGGGCTCTTCGGTAGGCCAACGGTTGTTAACAACGTTATTACCCTGGCGTCGGTCCCGGTCATCTTGGATCGGGGAGCTTCTTTCTATCGAGATTTCGGCATGGGCCGGTCCCGGGGTACCATTCCTCTTCAGTTAGGGGGAAATGTACGGCAAGGGGGCCTGGTAGAAAAGGCTTTTGGCATTACACTCCAAGAACTTGTGCACGATTTTGGGGGAGGCACTTGGACAGGCCGCCCGGTCAAAACCGCCCAGGTGGGAGGGCCTTTGGGAGCGTACATTCCCGCATGGAAGTTTGATCTTCCTTTGGATTATGAAGCGTTGAGTGCGGCGGGTGCCCTCTTGGGACATGGCGGGGTGGTTGTCTTTGACGATTCAGTGAACATGGCGAAAATGGCGCGGTACGCTTTTGAATTTTGCGCGCTAGAGTCTTGTGGGAAGTGTACTCCGTGTCGGATCGGGTCGGTGCGGGGCAAAGAGGTTATGGAACGAATCATACAGAACGAAAACCCGGAGGCCAACCTGCGGTTGATCAAGGACTTGTGCGAAGTTATGAAACTTGCTTCGCTTTGTGCGATGGGAGGGTTAACTCCATATCCCGTCTTAAGTGCCCTGGAGTGGTTCCCGGAAGATTTTGGATTGAACCCAAAAAAGGGGGAGCGGATCGGTTGGCGAAACTAA
- a CDS encoding winged helix-turn-helix domain-containing protein, with product MDLGADDYITKPFSVGELIARIRATLRRVTEREQSPLLSSGGLMVDFVNRDVQVRGQRIHLTSTEYAQLALLARYPGRVLTHSYLLRNVWGPAYEKEVRYLRVYMARLRDKIEEDAACPKLSFDRARRRIPVAGRINVAIQRASDSVLAACLSEDCGLKARDWAIAVTVGGVSTGLVQTSYEDRKQMEPWHREGG from the coding sequence TTGGACCTTGGTGCCGATGACTATATAACGAAACCGTTTAGCGTCGGGGAACTCATAGCACGTATCCGAGCAACCCTTCGAAGAGTGACAGAACGGGAGCAAAGCCCTCTTTTGTCCTCCGGCGGCCTTATGGTCGATTTTGTCAACCGGGACGTACAGGTCCGTGGCCAAAGGATTCATCTTACCAGCACCGAATACGCCCAGTTGGCCCTCCTGGCTCGCTATCCGGGTCGTGTTCTTACTCACTCCTATCTGTTGCGCAACGTTTGGGGTCCTGCCTACGAAAAGGAAGTTCGCTACCTTAGAGTCTACATGGCCCGCCTTCGGGATAAGATCGAAGAGGATGCTGCTTGCCCCAAGCTTTCTTTTGACCGAGCCCGGCGTAGGATACCGGTTGCGGGCCGAATAAACGTTGCTATCCAGCGAGCAAGCGATTCCGTGTTGGCCGCGTGCCTCTCGGAAGATTGCGGGTTGAAAGCTCGTGATTGGGCGATCGCAGTAACAGTGGGCGGCGTAAGCACGGGGCTGGTGCAAACGAGCTATGAGGACAGGAAACAAATGGAACCATGGCACAGGGAAGGGGGGTAG
- a CDS encoding formate dehydrogenase subunit delta: protein MEIGKLVKMANQIALFFEAEPDVNVARQGVANHIKRTWEPRMREALLQHIEEKGGEGLRPLVIEAFRHHKELLRPRSRS from the coding sequence ATGGAGATTGGGAAACTGGTGAAAATGGCCAATCAGATTGCGCTTTTTTTTGAGGCTGAACCGGATGTGAATGTTGCTCGCCAGGGGGTTGCTAATCACATCAAGCGAACCTGGGAACCTAGGATGCGAGAGGCCTTGCTTCAGCACATAGAGGAAAAAGGCGGTGAAGGTTTACGTCCGCTTGTCATTGAGGCTTTCCGGCACCATAAGGAGCTTCTGAGACCCCGAAGCCGGTCATGA
- a CDS encoding formate dehydrogenase subunit gamma: MAVQGNAHNGVDPEVVRSVVAPLKHLPGALLPVLRAIQDRFGYIPKEAIGLVAQELNLSRAEVYGVVTFYHDFRRHPPGRHILKICQAEACQALGCVELTDYAKRLLAVDFHETTLDGSLTLEPVYCLGNCACPPSVMLDGRVYGRMTKERLKHMVERCQSST; this comes from the coding sequence ATGGCAGTCCAAGGAAACGCGCACAATGGAGTGGATCCAGAGGTGGTGCGGTCGGTCGTTGCGCCGCTCAAGCATCTTCCCGGCGCTCTTCTACCGGTTTTAAGGGCTATTCAAGATCGCTTTGGCTACATTCCCAAGGAAGCTATCGGTCTTGTCGCTCAGGAATTAAACCTTTCGCGTGCCGAAGTGTACGGCGTGGTGACCTTTTATCACGATTTTCGTCGCCATCCTCCTGGCCGACACATTCTAAAAATTTGTCAAGCGGAGGCTTGCCAGGCTTTGGGGTGCGTGGAGCTAACGGATTATGCTAAGAGGCTTTTGGCGGTGGATTTCCATGAGACGACCCTAGATGGGTCGCTCACTCTAGAACCGGTCTATTGCCTGGGGAATTGCGCGTGCCCCCCTTCGGTGATGCTCGACGGCCGGGTGTATGGCCGGATGACCAAGGAGAGGCTGAAACATATGGTGGAGCGGTGTCAGAGTTCAACATGA
- a CDS encoding response regulator: MDPVRPIPSSPASRWILFVEDERGVRWLLRLILEKEAYHCEEATNAQEGLLQTAQFRPDLVLLDLGLPDLDGMQLVKPIREWSRLPMMIVTVAGPRRRNDSTIGPWCR; encoded by the coding sequence ATGGACCCCGTAAGGCCGATTCCATCGTCCCCTGCTTCCCGTTGGATCCTTTTCGTAGAAGACGAGCGAGGTGTCCGTTGGCTCTTGCGGCTGATCCTAGAAAAGGAGGCATACCATTGCGAGGAGGCAACGAATGCGCAAGAGGGGCTTCTTCAAACAGCACAGTTTCGTCCTGATCTTGTCCTTCTTGATCTTGGTTTGCCGGATCTCGATGGAATGCAACTGGTCAAACCGATTCGCGAATGGAGCCGGCTACCCATGATGATCGTGACGGTTGCGGGGCCGAGAAGAAGAAACGATTCAACCATTGGACCTTGGTGCCGATGA
- the fdhF gene encoding formate dehydrogenase subunit alpha produces MRAITDLDWGTPPPREVARKVTLEIDGIPVVVPEGSTILFAASMAGIRIPKLCATDSLEPFGSCRLCLVEVEGKKGYPASCTTPVEPGMRVRTYSPKLAELRRGVMELYISDHPLDCLTCPANGHCELQDMAGAVGLREVRYGFEGANHLDLPKDTSNPYFTFDPSKCIVCSRCVRACEEIQGTFALTLEGRGFASRVSPSEMEPFLQSECVSCGACVQACPTATLMEKSIISYGQPDRAVVTTCAYCGVGCSFKVELRGTQVIRLVPNKDGHANHGHSCVKGRFAFGYATHRDRILKPMIRQRITDPWTEVSWEEAIEYAASELRRIQATYGRGSIGAISSSRCTNEETYLMQKLVRAVFGNNNIDTCARVCHSPTGYGLKLTLGESAGTQAFDSVQKADVIMVIGANPTDGHPVFASWMKRRLRQGARLIVIDPRRIDLVRSPHIEATYHLKLKPGTNVALLNALAHVIVTEGLTNEAFVMERCEREEYAKWKAFVSQAKYSPEAVEAITGVPAEDIRGAARLYATGGNAAIYYGLGVTEHSQGSTAVIALANLAMATGNIGREGVGVNPLRGQNNVQGSCDMGSFPHELPGYRHISDDATRALFEAAWGVELDPEPGLRIPNMFDAALSGTFKGLYVQGEDIAQSDPNVQHVHAALRAMECVIVQDLFLNETAKFAHVFLPGSSFLEKDGTFTNAERRIQRVRKVMPPLAGKEDWQVTVMLAEALGYPMPYSHPSEIMDEIARLTPTFRGVSYEKLDRLGSIQWPCNEEAPEGTPTMHVGTFVRGKGKFALTEYVPTDEKPNRRFPLILTTGRILSQYNVGAQTRRTFNEMWHKEDWLEIHPHDAEDRGIKDGDWVEVRSRVGSTVLPAKVTDRVQPGVVYTTFHHPECGANVVTTDNSDWATNCPEYKVTAVQVTPVARPSDWQESYREFSRRQEELLRSSTADPGQKKHPERLVALPGGA; encoded by the coding sequence ATGAGAGCCATTACAGACCTCGATTGGGGAACCCCCCCTCCAAGGGAGGTGGCAAGAAAGGTAACACTTGAAATTGATGGGATTCCCGTTGTGGTTCCCGAAGGGAGCACGATTCTTTTTGCTGCCTCGATGGCGGGGATCCGGATCCCCAAGCTTTGTGCGACAGATAGCCTAGAGCCTTTTGGATCCTGCCGCCTTTGTCTGGTCGAAGTAGAAGGCAAAAAAGGGTATCCGGCTTCCTGTACGACCCCTGTTGAGCCTGGGATGCGGGTTCGTACCTACTCTCCCAAACTGGCCGAGTTGCGGCGCGGGGTGATGGAACTGTATATCTCCGATCATCCCTTGGATTGTCTTACCTGCCCGGCCAATGGACATTGTGAGCTGCAGGATATGGCGGGGGCCGTTGGTTTGCGAGAGGTCCGTTATGGTTTTGAGGGAGCCAATCATCTTGATTTGCCTAAGGACACCTCCAACCCGTATTTCACTTTTGATCCTTCTAAGTGCATCGTCTGTAGCCGCTGCGTGCGGGCGTGCGAAGAGATTCAAGGCACCTTTGCGTTAACTCTTGAGGGGCGAGGTTTTGCCTCGCGGGTTTCTCCGTCGGAGATGGAACCTTTTCTGCAGAGCGAATGCGTTTCCTGTGGGGCTTGTGTTCAGGCGTGTCCCACGGCGACGCTCATGGAGAAGTCCATCATTAGCTACGGGCAACCAGACCGAGCGGTGGTGACCACCTGTGCGTATTGTGGGGTGGGATGTTCCTTTAAGGTGGAGTTGCGGGGGACTCAGGTGATCCGTCTGGTTCCCAATAAGGACGGCCATGCCAACCACGGCCATTCCTGCGTGAAAGGACGTTTTGCCTTTGGGTATGCGACCCATCGGGATCGGATTCTCAAGCCAATGATCCGCCAGCGAATTACGGACCCGTGGACGGAAGTGAGCTGGGAGGAAGCCATTGAGTATGCCGCTTCGGAGTTGCGCCGAATCCAGGCAACCTATGGACGGGGATCGATCGGGGCCATCTCCTCTTCTCGGTGTACGAATGAAGAGACTTATCTCATGCAAAAGTTAGTTCGGGCCGTTTTTGGAAACAACAATATCGATACATGTGCTCGGGTTTGTCATTCCCCGACGGGCTACGGGCTCAAGTTAACCCTGGGAGAGTCGGCAGGGACTCAGGCCTTTGACTCGGTCCAAAAGGCGGACGTGATTATGGTCATCGGAGCCAATCCAACGGACGGCCATCCGGTGTTTGCGTCCTGGATGAAGAGGCGATTGCGGCAGGGGGCGCGGTTAATCGTCATCGATCCTCGCCGGATTGATCTGGTGCGGAGCCCCCACATTGAGGCTACGTACCATTTGAAATTAAAGCCGGGGACCAATGTTGCCCTTCTCAATGCGCTTGCTCATGTCATTGTCACGGAGGGCCTAACAAACGAAGCCTTTGTTATGGAACGCTGCGAAAGGGAGGAATATGCGAAATGGAAAGCATTTGTCTCCCAAGCGAAATACTCTCCGGAAGCGGTGGAAGCTATCACGGGCGTTCCCGCGGAAGATATCCGAGGTGCTGCCCGCCTCTATGCCACGGGCGGCAATGCAGCCATTTACTATGGACTCGGAGTGACCGAGCATTCGCAGGGGTCGACTGCCGTGATTGCTTTGGCCAATTTGGCAATGGCTACCGGTAATATCGGGCGAGAAGGAGTGGGGGTGAACCCCTTGCGGGGACAAAATAACGTCCAGGGATCCTGTGATATGGGTTCCTTTCCCCACGAGTTGCCGGGGTACCGGCACATTTCCGACGACGCAACTCGAGCCTTGTTTGAAGCTGCGTGGGGCGTGGAACTAGATCCGGAACCTGGATTACGCATCCCCAACATGTTCGATGCCGCCTTAAGCGGGACCTTCAAGGGGCTTTATGTACAGGGAGAAGACATTGCCCAGAGCGATCCCAACGTCCAGCATGTCCATGCTGCGTTGCGTGCAATGGAATGCGTGATTGTTCAGGATCTTTTCCTCAACGAGACGGCCAAGTTCGCTCACGTCTTTTTGCCGGGTTCTTCCTTCTTGGAGAAAGATGGAACTTTTACCAACGCGGAGCGGCGGATTCAACGCGTCCGAAAGGTGATGCCTCCGTTAGCTGGCAAGGAGGATTGGCAAGTGACCGTTATGCTGGCGGAAGCGCTGGGGTATCCCATGCCCTACTCTCACCCTTCGGAGATCATGGACGAAATTGCCCGCCTTACACCCACGTTCCGTGGCGTCTCGTATGAAAAACTCGATCGGCTTGGAAGTATCCAGTGGCCCTGCAACGAAGAGGCCCCGGAAGGCACACCTACCATGCATGTGGGAACCTTTGTCCGTGGGAAGGGGAAATTTGCGTTAACCGAATATGTTCCCACAGACGAAAAGCCCAACCGCCGGTTCCCGCTTATCCTAACAACGGGAAGAATCCTTTCGCAGTACAATGTGGGTGCACAAACTCGGAGGACGTTCAACGAGATGTGGCACAAGGAGGACTGGCTGGAGATCCATCCTCATGATGCGGAGGATCGCGGCATCAAGGATGGCGACTGGGTTGAAGTCCGGAGCCGGGTGGGATCGACGGTACTCCCTGCGAAGGTTACCGACCGCGTGCAACCTGGGGTGGTCTATACAACCTTTCATCATCCGGAATGTGGAGCGAACGTGGTGACGACGGATAACTCCGATTGGGCCACCAACTGCCCGGAGTACAAGGTAACTGCCGTTCAAGTAACGCCGGTGGCACGGCCTTCTGACTGGCAGGAGAGCTATCGAGAATTTTCCCGAAGGCAGGAGGAACTTCTTCGATCGAGCACCGCTGATCCCGGTCAAAAGAAACATCCGGAGAGGCTGGTTGCTCTTCCAGGGGGCGCATAG